TTGGTCGGTTCGTCGAGCAGCAGCACGTCCGGCTTCGAGAACAGCGCCTGCGCGAGCAGCACGCGCAGCTTCCAGCCCGGCGCGACGTCGGCCATCGTGCCGTTGTGGAACTTCTCCTCGATGCCGATGCCGAGCAGCAGCGCGCCCGCGCGCGCCTCGGCGTCGTAGCCGCCGTATTCGGCGAACTTGCCTTCGAGCTCGGCCGCGTGCATGTAGTCGTCGTCGGTGGCGTCCGGGTTCGCGTAGATCGCGTCACGCTCGGTCATCGCGGCCCACATCTCGGTGTGGCCCATCATCACGACGTCGAGCACGCGCACGTCTTCGTACGCGAACTGGTCCTGGCGCAGCTTGCCCAGGCGGACGTTCGGCTCCAGCGCGACGTTGCCGGCGCTCGGCTCGAGGTCGCCGCCGAGGATCTTCATGAAGGTCGACTTGCCACAGCCGTTCGCGCCGATCAGACCGTAGCGGTTGCCCTCGCCGAATTTGACCGAGATATTCTCGAACAAGGGCTTCGGCCCGAATTGCATCGTGATGTTGGCAGTAGAAAGCACGGCAGGTCCCGTAAGAGAGAAATCGACGGAAAACCGTGTATTTTAGCAGGTGTCGGAGAAACTGCCGACCGCACCGCCCCGGCGGCGTATTCCCGGCCCTCAGCCGCGGCGCCCGCCGGCCCGTCAACACGACGGCACGCGCCCCACCGCCGTCCTACCGGAATCCCGCATGCTCGCCAGCCAGCTTCGCGAACAACTCGTCGGCGCGTGGCGCCTCGTGTCCTACGAAATCCGCCCGCGCGACGGCGGAACCGTCACCTATCCGCTCGGCCGCGACGCGCGCGGCTGGATCCTCTACACGCCCGACGGCTACATGTCCGCGCAGTTGATGGCGGCCGGCCGCCCGCCGTACGCCGACGGCGACCTGCAGGGCGGCAGCGTCGAGGAGCGTGCGGCCGCGGCCCGCGGCTACATCGCGTATTCGGGCCCCTTCAACGTCGACGACGACGGCACGTTGACCCATGAAATGGACGTCAGCCTGTATCCGAACTGGATCGGCAACGTCCAGCAGCGTGTCGTCAGCCTGGACGGCGACCGGCTGCAGCTCGGCACCGCCGGACCGGTGCGGATCGCCGGCCGGGAGGTCGAACCGGTGATCGTCTGGGCGCGCGCTCGCCGCTGAGCGCCTCGGCGGCGCTGCACGGCCGGCGCTCAGCCGATCGCGGCAACGACGCCGAGCCGCCGCACCGCGGCGCAAGCCGTTCCGACGGCTGCGCGCATCACTTGCCGGCCTTCTTGGCCGCTTTCTGCGCCGCCTGCGCCTTCATCTGCCCGAACAGTTCCGAGCACGGCACGTCGCGGTTGTTGCTCGGCGCGATCAGCGGGATCAGCGCCGCGAACGGGTTGATCAGCCCGAGCCCGACCATCGCGCCGGCGCGCAGCGCGAGCGCGCCCGCATCGACGCCGACCTTCGGGTTCTTGAACGTGCCCTTCGCATACAACGGCGAGCGCAGCGAGAAGATCCGGAAGCCCTTCGTGTGCGGATGGATCTTCAGGTCGAGCGATTCGTCGCGCAGGTTGATCGGGCCGTCGACGTTGATGAGCGCATCGTCGGTATCGAGCGCGAAGACCTTCGGGTCGAGCATGCCGTCGGTCGCGACGAAATCGATCGCCGCGCAATTGATGTTGACGTCGCGGTTGCCGAACAGCTTCTCGTAGACGACGTTCGCGACGTTCAACCCCGCGGCCTCCATCAGCAGGCGGCTGATGCGGCCGTTGGTGATGAGCGCCTTCACTTCGCCGGTCGACGTCGCCGCGAGCGCGGCCGGAGAATTGCCCGTTGCCGACAGCGACGCGTCGCCGTTGATTTCGCCGAACGCCGTCTGCATCACCTTCTGCGTCGGGAACAGCTGCTTGAGCTTCAGATGCCGCGCGGCCAGCGTGAAACGGCCCTTGAGCGGCGTGCGGCTGCCGTCGAGATGCGCATTCGTCGCGAGCGTGCCGCCCGCGACGCCGAACTGCAGCGGCTCCAGCGTCAGCACGCCGTCCTGCATCAGAATGTGCGTGTACAGGTTCGTGATCGGCAGGTCCGCGCTCTTGATCAGCTTGCGGCCGGTGAACTTCACGTCCGCATCGATCGCGCTCCACCGTTCGGTGCGGAACGCCGCGACCGGCAGCACGCGGTCGGGCGGCTGGCGCGTCGTGTCGCCGCGCTTCTTCTTGCTCGCGGCCGAGTCGGCGCCGATCACCGGCGCGAGGTCGGAGAACTGCAGCAGGTTCGACACGAGTTCACCCGACAGCTTCGGCCGCGGCTCGCGCTGCGCCCAGGTGAGCGTGCCGCCGAGATCGCTACCGCCGACGCGACCGTTGAAGTTCTCGTAGCGGAAGGTGCTCGCGTTCGGCTTGAAGTTGCCGATCAGGCGCCCTTCGGTCGCGTAAGGCGGCGTATCGGGCAGCGTGATGCCGGTGAGCTGGTAAAGGTGCGACATCGACGTGCCCTGCAGCCACAGCCGCAGGTCGAGCGCCGCGAGATGCCTCGGATCGGTCAGCGTGCCGACGATCGCGAGCCGCGTATCGCCGGCCTTCACGTCGGCCTGCAGCGGGAACGGCTGCGACGTATCCTGGATCGCGAGCACGCCGCCGACCTTGCCGGTGCCGCTGATCGGCACGTTCTTGTAGCGGCCGTCGACCTTCAGCCCGAATGCATAGGTGGGGCCGGACGGCTTCGCGGGCGCCGCGGCCCCGCTCGCGCCGGACGCGGCAGCGGCCGCCGGCGCGGAAGGCGCGGACGAAGCGGATGCACCGGACGAACCTGAAGCAGCCGAAGCAACGCCGCTCGCAGCCGACGCACCCGAGGCCGCGGCCGCACTCGCCCCCGACGCGCCCGACGCCCCCGACGCGGCTTGCGCATCGGCCTTCGCGCCCAGTTGCGCGGCGCCATGCTTGCCGACGCGCTGCGCCGACGCCGCACGCGACGTCTGCTCCTGCTCCTTCAGCACGTCGCCGAGCGGGATCGGCTGCCCGAGCGTATCGATCGCGACGGCCAGGTCGGCCTTCGTGATCGCATCGCGATACGTGACGGTGCCCTTCGCGAAACCGAAGCTGTCGAGCCGCACCTTCCACCGCGAAGGCTGCGACGATCGCTTGAACTGGAAGGTCCACGTATTGCTGCCGTCCGCGCGCCGTTCGAGATCGACGGCAGGATTCACGACGTCGATCGACGGGATGACGATTTCATGCGCCAGCAGCGGCAGGAGCGCGAGATCGAAGTGCGCGGCATCGAGCGTGACGAACTTGGGCGCCTGCGCCCAGTCGGGATTGCCGATCTCGAGTTGCGTGGCAGAGAAGCTCGGCCAGGGCACCCATGCACGCCAGCCGGTCTCGCCATCGGGACGACGCCAGCCGACCCTGAGATCCCCGTTGATCGCGAACGGGCGGCCGAGCGCAGTACTCACCTGTTCGTTGACCCACGGTTTCGCGCGGTTCCAGTCGAACGTGAAGATAAAGATGCCGGCCGCCGCGATGAGCACCGCGACGATACCGACGATCCATGCAGCCGATTTGCCGATGGCTCGGGTTAGCGTCATGGCGGTTCCGTTGTTGTTCTGAAGCGTTGCCGCGCCATGCCGGGCCGCTTGCGTGGACGAACGGCGCACGACAACTGCGGCTCTTCAATCGGTATTATGGCGCACGACATGGCGGCCTTTTGGCGCCATTAACGCTTTTTTTCATTTTTGACATGACCTCCCCCACCGGCCTCATCGACGCGCAGCACATCACGCGGCGCGACGCCAGCAGCGGCAAGACGCTGCTCGCCCCAACCGATTTCAGTCTCGCCGCGGGATCGCGAATTGCTATCACCGGGCCATCCGGGTCGGGCAAGAGCGTGCTGCTGCGCGCGCTCGCGCTGCTCGATCCGCTCGACGGCGGCCGCCTCCTGTGGCGCGGCCGGCGGGTCCGGCGCAGCGCGATTCCGCGCTACCGGCGCAGCGTCGCGTATGTCCGCCAGCGCCCCGCACAGATGGACGACACCGTCGAAGCGCAGTTGCGCTACCCGTACTCGCTCGCGATCTATCGCGACGTCGCGTTCGACCGCGCCCGCGCCGAAGCGCTCGCCGCGCAGGCCGGCCGCGGCGCCGATTTTCTCGACAAGCGCGCGAGCGACCTGTCCGGCGGCGAAGCGCAGATCACCGCGCTGCTGCGCGTGCTGCAACTCGATCCCGACGTGCTGCTGCTCGACGAGCCGACCTCCGCCCTCGATCCCGAATCGGCGCGCGCGATCGAAGCGCTCGTCGGTGCGTGGTTCGACGCGGCGCCCGATGCGCGCGCCTACATGTGGATCTCGCACGATCCGGCCCAGGCCGCGCGGATCGCCACGATGCGGCTCGTGATGCAGGCCGGCGTCCTGCACGCGGCCCACCCGACGGAGGCTGCGCAATGAGCCCGGCACTGCAGGACCTGAGCCTCGTCGACGTCGGCATCGCCGCCGCGCTCGTCGCCGTCAACGGGGCGATCTCCGCGGCGCTGTCGCTCGGCCTCGGCCGCAAGCTCGCGCTCGCGGCGGTGCGCACCGTCGTGCAGTTGCTCGCGATCGGCTACGTGCTCGGCTGGGTGTTCGGCCATCCGCACTGGTACGTCGTGCTGCCGCTCACCGCGCTGATGACGCTGATCGCCGGTTTCGCCGGCGCGGGGCGCGGCAAGCGCACGTATCGCGGCCAGCGCGTCGACAGCATCGCGTCGATCTGGTTCAGCAGCTGGTTCGTCGCGGCGGTCGGCCTGTTCGTCGTGATCCGCATCCATCCGTGGTTCGCGCCGCAATACGCGATCCCGATCCTCGGGATGATTCTCGGCAATACGCTGACCGGCGTATCGCTCGGCGTCGAGCGGATGATGGAAGAGCTCACGGCGCGCCGCGATCGTGTCGAAACCGCGCTGGCGCTCGGCGCGACGCGCTGGGAGGCCGCGCAGGACGCCGCGCGGCAGGCCGTGCGCGCCGGCATGCTGCCGACGCTGAACCAGATGGCGGTGGTCGGCGTCGTGAGCCTGCCGGGAATGATGACGGGCCAGGTGCTGGCCGGCCAGTCGCCGTTGCAGGCCGTGCGTTACCAGATCGTGATCATGTTCCTGATCGCCGCGGCGTCCGCGCTCGGCACCGTGGGCGCGGTGCTGATGACCTATCGCCGACTGTTCTCGGCCGATCACCGCTTCCTCGCTTCGCGGCTCGAAGAGCGCACGCGGTGACGCGCGGCGGCGCGCTGCGCGGTCAGCACGCGCCTGCGACGTTTCATCGGAACGTGATGATCGGGAGGACAGAATGCGGGCGCGCATGACGTGACATCCGCATGACATCGCGCAGCGCCGTTGCACGGTCGTGGCACCGTACCGCGAAGCAGGCAGCGGCACGCATTGCAACGGCGG
This DNA window, taken from Burkholderia cenocepacia, encodes the following:
- a CDS encoding lipocalin-like domain-containing protein, translating into MLASQLREQLVGAWRLVSYEIRPRDGGTVTYPLGRDARGWILYTPDGYMSAQLMAAGRPPYADGDLQGGSVEERAAAARGYIAYSGPFNVDDDGTLTHEMDVSLYPNWIGNVQQRVVSLDGDRLQLGTAGPVRIAGREVEPVIVWARARR
- a CDS encoding AsmA family protein, producing MTLTRAIGKSAAWIVGIVAVLIAAAGIFIFTFDWNRAKPWVNEQVSTALGRPFAINGDLRVGWRRPDGETGWRAWVPWPSFSATQLEIGNPDWAQAPKFVTLDAAHFDLALLPLLAHEIVIPSIDVVNPAVDLERRADGSNTWTFQFKRSSQPSRWKVRLDSFGFAKGTVTYRDAITKADLAVAIDTLGQPIPLGDVLKEQEQTSRAASAQRVGKHGAAQLGAKADAQAASGASGASGASAAAASGASAASGVASAASGSSGASASSAPSAPAAAAASGASGAAAPAKPSGPTYAFGLKVDGRYKNVPISGTGKVGGVLAIQDTSQPFPLQADVKAGDTRLAIVGTLTDPRHLAALDLRLWLQGTSMSHLYQLTGITLPDTPPYATEGRLIGNFKPNASTFRYENFNGRVGGSDLGGTLTWAQREPRPKLSGELVSNLLQFSDLAPVIGADSAASKKKRGDTTRQPPDRVLPVAAFRTERWSAIDADVKFTGRKLIKSADLPITNLYTHILMQDGVLTLEPLQFGVAGGTLATNAHLDGSRTPLKGRFTLAARHLKLKQLFPTQKVMQTAFGEINGDASLSATGNSPAALAATSTGEVKALITNGRISRLLMEAAGLNVANVVYEKLFGNRDVNINCAAIDFVATDGMLDPKVFALDTDDALINVDGPINLRDESLDLKIHPHTKGFRIFSLRSPLYAKGTFKNPKVGVDAGALALRAGAMVGLGLINPFAALIPLIAPSNNRDVPCSELFGQMKAQAAQKAAKKAGK
- a CDS encoding ATP-binding cassette domain-containing protein, with amino-acid sequence MTSPTGLIDAQHITRRDASSGKTLLAPTDFSLAAGSRIAITGPSGSGKSVLLRALALLDPLDGGRLLWRGRRVRRSAIPRYRRSVAYVRQRPAQMDDTVEAQLRYPYSLAIYRDVAFDRARAEALAAQAGRGADFLDKRASDLSGGEAQITALLRVLQLDPDVLLLDEPTSALDPESARAIEALVGAWFDAAPDARAYMWISHDPAQAARIATMRLVMQAGVLHAAHPTEAAQ
- a CDS encoding ABC transporter permease, translating into MSPALQDLSLVDVGIAAALVAVNGAISAALSLGLGRKLALAAVRTVVQLLAIGYVLGWVFGHPHWYVVLPLTALMTLIAGFAGAGRGKRTYRGQRVDSIASIWFSSWFVAAVGLFVVIRIHPWFAPQYAIPILGMILGNTLTGVSLGVERMMEELTARRDRVETALALGATRWEAAQDAARQAVRAGMLPTLNQMAVVGVVSLPGMMTGQVLAGQSPLQAVRYQIVIMFLIAAASALGTVGAVLMTYRRLFSADHRFLASRLEERTR